In Choristoneura fumiferana chromosome 4, NRCan_CFum_1, whole genome shotgun sequence, the sequence ATGAATTACATCGGTTATTCGATGGCAAGTCTGAAGACAAGAGTTACGCACTTTGTATGGAGTTTTTCGGCTATTGTAAAGATCCGTCACATGACATCACGACTCATGTCTCCAAAATCAAAACCATTTGGTCAGATTTGAAAACTGAATTAATGAAGATAGACAAATCCGAATTACCAGATATCTTATTAATCTGTAAAATTCTCGATACTCTACCTGAAGCATATTTTTCTTTCAAATCGAGCTGGATGTTGATGTCGAAGACAGACAAAACGATAGAAAATCTGACTACGCAACTTTGTGCGTATGAGCGCGTCATGTCATTGAAGAATGAAGGTTCCGAAGAAGCTCTGGCACTACTGAATAGCAATAAAGCAAAGAAGAAATGTGGATACTGCGGAAAAGTTGGTCATAAGGTCAGACAATGTCATAAATGGAAAGCTGACGGGAAACCAGCAAAGCCAGAAAATAAACAGACATCAAGCAATTTGAACTTAATGCTCTTGCCAGTTACTACGGATGTTAACTCAATGCTTATGAACTATGATGCATCAAGTTGGTTTGTTGACAACGGAGCTACTAGTCACGTCACTTGCCGGAACGATTTTTTCTCTAGTTTCGAGCATTTTATGGATTCTCGTACAGTGACGACCGCTAATGGAGCTACTGTCAAAGCTATTGGCAAAGGTACTGTTGACTTGAAAACTGTTATCAAAGGCAAAGAGTCCAGGCTAAGACTCTGTGATGTCTGGTACGTACCTGATATTATGCGAAACTATTCTCTGTGCTGGCCACTCAAGACAGACTAACAATAGTGTTTTCATGTCTGAAAGGGAAACTGCTCGCTGAAAGTTGATGGACATGTTATATTGACTGGCAAAAGAACGAAGAATGGAGGCTTATACAAGCTTAATGTAGAGACTATTACAAAGTCAATTCCTGATCTGAACGCCTTGTCAACAGATAATATACTACAACTTTATCACGAACGGTTAGCTCACCAGAATAGAAACACGTCAAAGGAGTTATTGAACGGGAACTTGGAATTAAAGTTCGTCTAGATTCTGAACTATGTACCGATGTATTTACGGAAAGACTCACCGGCAAACGTTTGGAACAAGAGAACGAGCTAAGGAACCTGCAGAAATTATTCACGCTGATGTGTGTGGTCCATTCCAGCCTTCCTTCAATAAATTTCGTTACTTCGTTCTGTTTAAGGATGACTTAGCAAGTATCGTCACGTTTATTTCTTGCGACAGAAATCGGAAGTTCACCTAAAGCTCCGACAGATGTTACAGGAATGTAAAGTGGCTGGACACTCTGTAAAAGAATTTTTGAGTGACAACGGAGGTGAATTCGATAATGAGAACGTAAGGTGCATTCTACGGGAAGCTGGAATAAGGAAAGGCTGATGCCCTACACGCCACAACAAAATGGCCTTAGCGAACGTGAAAATAGAACATTAGTCGAAGCCGCCCGCACAATGCATGCATGAGAAATTACCTCTC encodes:
- the LOC141427168 gene encoding uncharacterized protein, translated to MQSPSCKIDIGHLEGVKNWSTWKFKATLLLRGMPGGLDAVNGTLEKPVKPTTSKADEISQYNTALDHYNKIDSSALLLLTANMSDETLQKIMRFNSSKEVWDELHRLFDGKSEDKSYALCMEFFGYCKDPSHDITTHVSKIKTIWSDLKTELMKIDKSELPDILLICKILDTLPEAYFSFKSSWMLMSKTDKTIENLTTQLCAYERVMSLKNEGSEEALALLNSNKAKKKCGYCGKVGHKKSEVHLKLRQMLQECKVAGHSVKEFLSDNGGEFDNENVRCILREAGIRKG